Proteins encoded together in one Vigna angularis cultivar LongXiaoDou No.4 chromosome 5, ASM1680809v1, whole genome shotgun sequence window:
- the LOC108339762 gene encoding uncharacterized protein LOC108339762: MDTFSSYLQPSQHIAAESNFNLSHSICDTVTMAAAEQVLRLFDSFWFEASILSNKTPSISHSNKVEEVLPPDAKLSLVPTPTLEVRSYSDQNLDSSSSILCDSPSPNSVLTLRRLRTIPSEREIMEFSSGSHEKEGVNFKRKQKGFGHGRRLRRERTSRSLSELEFKELKGFMDLGFVFSEEDKDSKLVSLIPGLQRLGRDEDEGQGDDESVVSDNMPYLSEAWDVLDQREMKNPLLNWRVPARGNEIDMKDNLRFWAHTVASIVR; the protein is encoded by the coding sequence ATGGACACGTTTTCTTCTTATCTCCAACCTTCTCAGCATATCGCTGCAGAATCTAATTTCAATTTAAGCCATTCAATTTGTGACACAGTAACAATGGCTGCTGCAGAACAAGTTCTGAGATTGTTTGATTCCTTCTGGTTCGAGGCTTCGATTCTCTCCAACAAAACCCCTTCAATCTCTCACAGCAACAAGGTGGAGGAAGTGCTTCCTCCTGATGCAAAGCTTTCACTGGTTCCAACTCCAACCCTTGAAGTTAGATCCTACAGTGATCAAAACTTGGACTCCTCATCAAGTATTTTGTGTGATTCTCCTTCACCAAATTCTGTGCTTACCCTCAGAAGGCTGAGGACAATCCCTTCTGAGAGGGAAATCATGGAATTCTCTAGTGGAAGCCATGAAAAGGAAGGTGTAAACtttaagagaaaacaaaaggggTTTGGTCATGGAAGAAGGCTCAGGAGAGAGAGAACCAGCAGGAGCCTATCTGAGCTTGAGTTTAAGGAGCTAAAAGGGTTTATGGATTTGGGGTTTGTGTTTTCTGAAGAGGACAAGGATTCAAAACTGGTTTCTCTGATACCTGGCTTGCAAAGGTTAGGAAGAGATGAAGATGAAGGGCAAGGTGATGATGAAAGTGTGGTTTCTGACAACATGCCTTATTTGTCTGAGGCTTGGGATGTTTTAGATCAAAGGGAGATGAAAAATCCTTTGCTGAATTGGAGGGTACCAGCTAGGGGTAATGAAATTGACATGAAAGATAATCTTAGGTTCTGGGCTCACACAGTTGCATCCATTGTAAGATGA